The genomic DNA TAGTCAGACGCGGGCGCACATAGCGCGACACCAGCACGTCATCAAAACCAATCAGCGAAATATCACCGGGCACATCAATGCCATTATCGTTCAGCACGCCCATCGCGCCAGCGGCCATCGAGTCGTTGTAACAGGCGATAGCGGTGAAGTTTCTGCCACGGCCTAACAGTTCCATCATTGCCTGTTCGCCGCCGCTTTCGTCCGGCTCGCCGAATGTCACCAGCCGATCCTGACATGGCAGCCCGCTCTCTTTGAGGGCGTCGTAGTAACCCTGCAGGCGATCTTCCGCATCTGAAATGGGGTGGTTGGAGCAAATGTAGCCGATGCGGGTGTGCCCTTGCTGAATCAGATGGCGGGTGGCCAGATGGGCGCCGTAGCGGTCATCGAGTGCAACGCAGCGCTTTTCAAAGCCAGGCAGAATGCGGTTGATCAGCACCATACCGGGGATCTGTTTCATCAGGCCGATCAGTTCGTCATCGGGGATCATTTTGGCATGCACGACCAGCGCAGCGCAGCGATGACGAATGAGCTGCTCAATAGCCTGACGCTCTTTCTGCTCATTATGGTAACCATTGCCGATCAGCAAAAAATTACCCGTGTTGTAAGCCACCTGTTCGACGGCTTTGACCATCGCGCCAAAAAACGGGTCGGAGACGTCCCCAACGACCAGCCCAACCGTTTCTGTCGATTGCTGAGCCAGCGCGCGGGCATTGGCGTTCGGGTGGTAGCTGAGCTCTTCCATCGCCGACAATACGGCCTGCCGCGAGCTGTCGCTGGCTTTTGGAGAGTGGTTGATGACGCGGGAAACAGTGGCGACAGAAACACCTGCGAGCCTGGCTACATCCTTTATTGTCGCCATAGTATGCCTTCTTATGGGAAAACGTTTACACCAACACAGTGTTACGGAAAAAGGGGCAGGGTTCAAGGGAAAGGGGTGGAACCATTGTACAAATGTGACGCCGTCGCCGTCTCTTCGGTGTAATCGTTACACGGCTCGTTAGTGGTAATTGAAACCGGGAAAAGTGAATTCAAACCTTTAGTTACACTTTGCGAAGGGCTGTTGCGAATGTTCTCTGGAGGTCTCACCGGGCGGATTGTTACTCTGATCGTCCCAGAGGTATTGATTGGTGAGATTCTTCAGTACACGTTTTGTACTTTATTCTTGCACCGACCTGCGCAGACGCGCAGGTTTTTTTTGCCCAAAAATCCGCTTGTCCGCTGCATTTCCCCGGCCTTCTCGTGTAACCTTCATTGAAATCTTCGTCAGGCAAATGGAGTTGATATGCTTTTTGGATTCTTTCGGCTACTGTGTCGGGTGCTCTTCCGCGCCAGGATGACGGGTAACACAGACGCGCTTTACCAGTATAAAGTGTTGATCACGCCTAACCATGTCTCATTTATTGATGGCATTTTGCTAGCGTTGTTTCTCCCGATCCGCCCGGTGTTTGCCGTCTATACCTCGATCAGCGAAAAGTGGTTTATGCGCTGGCTGACGCCGATTATCGACTTTGTTCCCCTCGACCCGACGAAACCGATGACCATCAAGCATCTGGTACGGCTAATCGAGCAGGGGCGTCCGGTGGTTATTTTCCCGGAAGGGCGTATTTCTGTCACCGGCTCGTTGATGAAAATCTACGATGGCGCGGCGTTCGTGGCGGCAAAATCCAATGCGACCATCGTGCCGGTACGCATTGAAGGCGCCGAGTTAACCTATTTCAGCCGCCTGAAAGGGCTGGTGAAACAGCGCCTGTTCCCGCGTATTCACTTGCATATCCTGCCGCCGACCCGCATCCCGATGCCCGAGGCGCCGCGTGCCCGTGACCGCCGCAAAATCGCTGGCGAAATGTTGCATCAGATCATGATGGAAGCCCGGATGGCAGTGCGTCCGCGTGAAACGCTGTATGAGGCGCTGCTGTCGGCGCAGTCCCGTTTCGGCGCGCGCAAAAACTGCGTGGAAGATATCAATTTTCAGCCCGATAC from Trabulsiella odontotermitis includes the following:
- the galR gene encoding HTH-type transcriptional regulator GalR; this encodes MATIKDVARLAGVSVATVSRVINHSPKASDSSRQAVLSAMEELSYHPNANARALAQQSTETVGLVVGDVSDPFFGAMVKAVEQVAYNTGNFLLIGNGYHNEQKERQAIEQLIRHRCAALVVHAKMIPDDELIGLMKQIPGMVLINRILPGFEKRCVALDDRYGAHLATRHLIQQGHTRIGYICSNHPISDAEDRLQGYYDALKESGLPCQDRLVTFGEPDESGGEQAMMELLGRGRNFTAIACYNDSMAAGAMGVLNDNGIDVPGDISLIGFDDVLVSRYVRPRLTTVRYPIVTMATQAAELALALAEKRPLPEVTHLFNPTLVRRHSVLAPADGERS